A genome region from Nocardiopsis exhalans includes the following:
- a CDS encoding glycosyltransferase family 4 protein, which produces MRIAFVIANGYAMGGTVRTVHNLARGLSARHEVEIVSLVRKRRQPFFTPADGVQLVPLSDDTDHPVVQRPRERVRERWAKQADKIVPEAERRRNKNFTPEAVTGLRRYLRTTKADVVIGTRPGINLLIAAWAPSRLLTIGQEHLNLAEHKPEVRKAITRAYPKLDGLSVLTQTDRAAYEKLLGASEDWLTALPNALEPGEPPRATLDEPVIAAAGRFSPVKQYPLLVEAFSHVAAEHPQWRLHIHGGGDRDEELRATIDRLGLGDHVSLRGRTTDMLGELSKASLLAVSSRVEGFGMTIIEAFSVGVPVVSFDCPHGPREIIEHGRNGLLVPPQDTKALGEALSRLVSDREERHRMGEAALASSSAYQLEDITQQWEEFLERRRAAAPKKKGPLAALFG; this is translated from the coding sequence GTGAGAATCGCCTTCGTCATCGCCAACGGCTACGCCATGGGTGGCACGGTCCGAACCGTGCACAACCTGGCGCGGGGGCTGTCAGCTCGCCACGAGGTGGAGATCGTGAGTCTGGTCCGCAAACGAAGACAACCCTTCTTCACCCCCGCCGACGGGGTCCAGCTGGTCCCGCTGAGCGACGACACCGACCACCCGGTGGTCCAACGCCCCCGCGAACGCGTGCGTGAGCGCTGGGCCAAGCAGGCCGACAAGATCGTGCCCGAGGCGGAGCGGCGCCGGAACAAGAACTTCACCCCGGAGGCGGTCACCGGGCTGCGCCGCTACCTGCGCACCACCAAGGCGGACGTGGTGATCGGCACCCGCCCGGGGATCAACCTGCTCATCGCCGCCTGGGCGCCCTCGCGCCTGCTGACCATCGGACAGGAGCACCTCAACCTGGCCGAGCACAAACCGGAGGTCCGCAAGGCCATCACCCGCGCCTACCCGAAGCTGGACGGGCTGAGCGTACTCACCCAGACCGACCGGGCCGCCTACGAGAAGCTGCTCGGCGCCTCCGAGGACTGGCTGACCGCGCTGCCCAACGCCCTGGAGCCGGGTGAGCCGCCCCGGGCCACCCTGGACGAGCCGGTGATCGCGGCGGCCGGGCGGTTCTCCCCGGTCAAGCAGTACCCGCTGCTGGTGGAGGCGTTCTCCCACGTGGCCGCCGAGCACCCGCAGTGGCGCCTGCACATCCACGGCGGCGGGGACCGGGACGAGGAGCTGCGCGCGACCATCGACCGGCTGGGTCTGGGCGACCACGTGAGCCTGCGCGGCCGCACCACCGACATGCTGGGCGAGCTGTCCAAGGCCTCCCTGCTGGCGGTCAGCTCCCGGGTGGAGGGCTTCGGGATGACCATCATCGAGGCCTTCTCCGTGGGGGTCCCGGTGGTGAGCTTCGACTGCCCGCACGGCCCGAGGGAGATCATCGAGCACGGCCGCAACGGACTGCTCGTCCCGCCGCAGGACACCAAGGCTCTCGGCGAGGCGCTGTCACGCCTGGTCAGCGACCGCGAGGAACGCCACCGCATGGGCGAGGCCGCGCTGGCCTCGTCCTCGGCCTACCAGCTGGAGGACATCACCCAGCAGTGGGAGGAGTTCCTGGAGCGGCGCCGGGCCGCCGCCCCGAAAAAGAAGGGCCCGCTGGCCGCCCTGTTCGGCTGA
- a CDS encoding nitroreductase family deazaflavin-dependent oxidoreductase — protein MTFTQPPKDPIQRALFRAPIWIYRLGLGAVLGDRFVLLTHRGRSTGEARQAVLEVVGGNDTTGTVMVASGFGNQSQWFRNIRVEPRILFQVGNRRRRGTAEPLPPEESGRVLAHYAQQHPEVAAAMMRGLGHDVGDGVAEYERLGADPVDGIPVVRLVPDSEEARFPDFSAPRETDVPRPRG, from the coding sequence ATGACGTTCACCCAGCCACCGAAGGACCCGATCCAGCGCGCGCTGTTCCGGGCCCCGATCTGGATCTACCGGCTGGGTCTGGGCGCTGTGCTGGGCGACAGGTTCGTTCTGCTCACCCACCGGGGGCGCAGCACCGGCGAGGCCCGGCAGGCGGTCCTGGAGGTCGTGGGCGGCAACGACACCACCGGCACGGTCATGGTGGCCTCGGGGTTCGGGAACCAGTCCCAATGGTTCCGCAACATCCGGGTGGAACCCCGGATCCTGTTCCAGGTCGGCAACCGGCGCCGACGGGGCACCGCCGAGCCGCTGCCGCCGGAGGAGTCCGGCCGGGTGCTGGCGCACTACGCGCAGCAGCACCCGGAGGTGGCCGCCGCGATGATGCGGGGACTGGGCCACGACGTCGGCGACGGCGTGGCGGAGTACGAGCGCCTCGGTGCCGATCCGGTCGACGGGATCCCCGTGGTGCGTCTGGTCCCGGACTCGGAGGAGGCCCGTTTCCCCGATTTTTCCGCTCCCCGTGAGACGGACGTGCCCAGGCCCCGGGGTTGA
- a CDS encoding ABATE domain-containing protein, whose amino-acid sequence MTTTTTSTPTRPSAAAELIADFVSTGGRLSDRADLAQFLREHRLVTEGAIPITLADLDEAITLRDGIRSLLDRGTAPDPEVLGRAQKVLDGLRVTVRLEPAEQAESPLAPAVVDEVRRGLARIAGAWAAVLATGEWHRLRL is encoded by the coding sequence ATGACCACGACCACGACCAGTACCCCCACCCGGCCCAGTGCCGCGGCGGAGCTCATCGCGGACTTCGTCTCCACCGGCGGCCGCCTCTCCGACCGTGCCGACCTCGCCCAGTTCCTGCGAGAGCACCGACTCGTCACCGAAGGCGCCATCCCCATCACCCTCGCCGACCTCGACGAGGCCATCACACTGCGCGACGGCATCCGCTCCCTGCTCGACCGCGGGACCGCCCCCGACCCCGAAGTCCTCGGCCGAGCGCAGAAGGTCCTGGACGGGCTGCGCGTCACCGTTCGGTTGGAACCCGCCGAGCAGGCCGAGTCGCCCCTTGCTCCCGCCGTCGTCGACGAGGTCCGTCGCGGCCTGGCCCGCATCGCCGGGGCCTGGGCGGCGGTCCTGGCCACGGGGGAGTGGCACCGCCTGCGCCTGTGA
- a CDS encoding PAC2 family protein, with product MIQLDRELVEPVMVAAFEGWNDAGEAASLAVEHLSEKWGAKELCALAPDDYYDFQVTRPRMTVADGRLTSMEWPTTRVRVVRPPGSRRDVVLVTGPEPNMRWRSYSADLLAIARELGVRRAVILGSLLADAPHTRPIPVTGMSSPLELGTRYGLEAATYSGPTGIVGVVHDTFSSAGVETVSLWAAIPHYVAQPPCPKATLALLSWVQDFLETEVPLGDLPEDSVSWEASVNDLTAEDEDIAAYVRGLEEAKDTVELPEASGDAIAQEFERYLRRRDDG from the coding sequence ATGATCCAGCTCGACCGCGAGCTCGTCGAGCCTGTGATGGTGGCGGCGTTCGAAGGGTGGAACGACGCCGGTGAGGCGGCGAGCCTCGCCGTGGAACACCTGTCCGAGAAGTGGGGCGCCAAGGAGCTGTGCGCCCTGGCTCCGGACGACTACTACGACTTCCAGGTCACCCGGCCACGGATGACCGTGGCCGACGGTCGGCTGACCTCCATGGAGTGGCCCACCACCCGGGTGCGGGTGGTCCGGCCGCCCGGTTCGCGGCGCGACGTCGTCCTGGTGACCGGCCCCGAGCCGAACATGCGCTGGCGCTCCTACTCCGCCGACCTGCTCGCGATCGCCCGTGAACTGGGGGTCCGGCGCGCCGTGATCCTCGGCTCGCTGCTGGCCGACGCCCCGCACACCCGCCCCATCCCGGTGACGGGGATGTCCTCGCCGCTGGAGCTGGGCACCCGGTACGGGCTGGAGGCGGCCACGTACTCGGGGCCGACCGGCATCGTCGGGGTCGTGCACGACACGTTCAGCTCGGCTGGTGTGGAGACTGTGTCGCTGTGGGCGGCCATCCCCCACTACGTGGCCCAACCGCCGTGCCCGAAGGCGACCCTGGCCCTGCTGAGCTGGGTCCAGGACTTCCTGGAGACCGAGGTTCCGCTGGGCGACCTGCCCGAGGACTCGGTTTCCTGGGAGGCGAGCGTCAACGACCTCACCGCCGAGGACGAGGACATAGCGGCCTACGTGCGCGGCCTGGAGGAGGCCAAGGACACGGTGGAGCTGCCCGAGGCCAGCGGTGACGCCATCGCCCAGGAGTTCGAGCGCTACCTGCGCCGCCGCGACGACGGTTAG